One Chloroflexota bacterium genomic window carries:
- a CDS encoding lamin tail domain-containing protein: MPPTPTFPPPPATSSPYPPAPTATPSPAPATPTSTAVASGTIVIQAIDAVAEIVTITNRSSVAMDMTGWKLSAGPRQVYTFPPFILPAGSSVKVHTSRGTNTTSDLYWGRSAVWNNQGDTGVLYDATGREVTRYTY; the protein is encoded by the coding sequence TTGCCCCCAACCCCTACGTTCCCTCCTCCCCCAGCCACCTCGTCACCCTATCCACCTGCCCCAACAGCCACACCATCACCAGCCCCGGCCACGCCAACATCCACGGCTGTGGCTTCGGGCACGATAGTCATCCAGGCTATCGACGCCGTAGCTGAGATCGTCACTATCACTAACCGCAGCAGCGTGGCCATGGATATGACCGGATGGAAATTGAGTGCCGGGCCAAGACAGGTCTATACCTTTCCACCATTCATACTCCCAGCCGGTAGCAGCGTTAAGGTACACACCAGCCGTGGAACAAACACGACTAGCGACCTCTACTGGGGCAGAAGCGCTGTATGGAATAATCAGGGTGACACGGGAGTGCTCTACGAT
- a CDS encoding SpoIID/LytB domain-containing protein — translation MDRRTFLKKALLKGAAGLGVGLSLNEAGHLWEAAAEVFSRDSGIAGQVVDLLSEQPLAGVRLSAEPSGEAALSDERGYYYFRLPPGTYKVMANAPGYLELWYAQQRVIRETITRLDLALLPANPTPEEQALIYDKVVRAPQLPTRLGLDWETLLRPSLEVLTTAIPSTINVRFPDGHIETMELDEYLKGVVPNEMPANWPTEALRAQAVAARSYAIAYAAQKGYICTDTNCQYYSNKRDPRTSAAVDQTHNMVATYKDNVIWAFYFASCNGYRTRNSEDAIYWQTCQPAGWRRLDYCRSVPCLHDPVVKRDSAGNILNKCGDEGKGAGYYGHGVGMCQWGALARSNEGLSYKGILTHYYTGINVLNAGILPPAPLSPANNAWLPAGQPLTLSWSSGGSSYYVEMQSTASSNKWTSGWISTASWTTNSPPAGVYQWRVRARDTSGIESDWSEMMTLVLTQNPYRIRFPSIYNKGPINTW, via the coding sequence ATGGATCGCCGTACCTTCCTTAAAAAGGCTCTACTCAAGGGGGCTGCTGGGCTTGGGGTTGGATTGTCCCTTAATGAGGCAGGACACCTCTGGGAGGCAGCGGCTGAGGTCTTCAGCCGGGATAGCGGGATCGCCGGCCAGGTGGTGGACCTCCTCTCCGAGCAGCCGCTCGCTGGCGTCAGACTAAGCGCTGAACCATCCGGCGAAGCGGCCCTCAGCGATGAGAGGGGATATTATTACTTTCGTTTGCCACCGGGCACGTATAAGGTGATGGCCAACGCGCCCGGCTATTTGGAGCTCTGGTATGCCCAGCAGAGAGTGATAAGGGAAACGATTACCCGGCTCGACCTGGCGCTCTTACCAGCGAACCCTACGCCTGAGGAGCAAGCACTTATTTATGATAAAGTTGTGCGTGCTCCCCAGCTGCCTACTAGACTCGGCCTGGATTGGGAAACGCTCCTCCGTCCCTCGCTTGAGGTCCTCACCACGGCTATCCCATCCACGATCAACGTTCGTTTCCCTGATGGACATATCGAGACAATGGAGCTGGATGAATACTTGAAGGGTGTTGTACCTAACGAGATGCCTGCGAACTGGCCGACGGAGGCCCTGCGAGCGCAAGCAGTGGCCGCCCGCAGCTACGCCATCGCCTACGCCGCCCAAAAGGGCTATATCTGCACCGACACCAACTGTCAGTATTACTCCAATAAGCGTGATCCCCGTACCAGCGCCGCTGTGGATCAGACGCACAACATGGTGGCCACTTACAAAGATAATGTTATCTGGGCCTTTTATTTTGCTTCCTGCAATGGCTATCGTACCCGTAACAGTGAGGACGCTATCTACTGGCAAACCTGCCAACCCGCCGGCTGGAGGCGTCTCGACTACTGCCGTTCAGTGCCCTGTCTGCATGATCCGGTAGTAAAGAGAGATAGCGCTGGCAATATCCTCAATAAATGTGGGGATGAGGGGAAGGGGGCCGGCTACTACGGCCACGGTGTAGGCATGTGCCAGTGGGGGGCATTAGCGAGATCCAACGAGGGGCTGAGCTATAAGGGGATCCTCACCCATTACTACACTGGTATCAACGTGCTCAACGCGGGGATTCTGCCCCCTGCTCCCCTCAGCCCGGCCAATAACGCCTGGCTACCAGCTGGCCAACCCCTGACTTTGAGCTGGAGCAGTGGGGGAAGCTCTTACTATGTTGAGATGCAAAGTACGGCAAGCAGCAACAAATGGACTTCAGGCTGGATCAGCACTGCCTCCTGGACAACAAATTCCCCGCCGGCTGGTGTTTACCAGTGGCGGGTCAGGGCGCGAGACACCTCCGGAATAGAGAGCGACTGGAGTGAGATGATGACCCTGGTTCTGACCCAGAATCCATACAGGATTCGTTTCCCCTCGATCTACAATAAGGGGCCCATCAATACCTGGTAG